ATGTTTTTTACCTGGAGAAAAATCCACAGAAAGCAATCGCTGCTTACAGGCGTGCCTATAAAAACGGAACAAAGAATACTTCTGTCATTTACAATCTTGCGGGTGCGTATTTATTAAAAGGCAATTTGAAGAAAGCCTATGAATATTTCGATGAGCTTCTGTCATATGCTCCGGGCAGGATAGATATTCTCCTGAGGCAGGCCCTTATAGCGGAAAAACTGCGCAGGTATGAGAACGCTGAGCAGTGTTACACAAAGGTGCTTGACTTATCATCATATCATGAAGAGGCTTTAAACGGCCTTGTTCGTATTCTCCTTGCACAGAACCGGTACCAGGATGCGGCCAGGCACATGGAAGCATATCTTGAGCATCTGCCCGGCAACAAAGAGATGACTGCCAGACTTGCCGGGATATACAGGAAGCTTGGATGGTACGAAGTTGCGGCAATGAAATACCAGTTCCTTGTCAGGGATTTTCCTGATTACCCGGAGGGCTATCTGGGCACAGGAATGTGCATGTACGATCTTATAGTACACAAAGAAGCACAAAACTACGAAGATGCAATCTATGCACTGAAAATAGCCAGCCAGAAAAATCCCGAAAACCCTGAACCGGATCTAATCATCGGAGATATTTATTTGCGGTACAGAGGGTTCCGGGATCTCGCTGTTGAACACTGGGAAAAAGCGCTGGCCAGAACAGTTGATAAGAAACTCAGAAAGACTATAGAGGGAAAGATCAGCAGTGCCCGTAAGTAAATTTATATCCCTTATCACAGGAACCGTTCTGTTTCTTCTTCCGCATCTGTCGTATGCAAAGAAAGATGCTGTTCCGTTATGGCTTGATACAATAGCCCCGGTGATAAAGATCGAGCCTCAGCAAAAGTGGCATTCTTCGGTATTCTATATAACACTTACCTCAAATGAGAACGCTACACTTTGGATATCTCAAAACGGGCCGGATGAAATGAAGCAGTATTTGAGGCCTGTTGCAATAACGGAAGATGGAACATACAGCGTATACTTTTATGGTGAAGATGATTTTGGAAACAGGTCAAAGCTTGATTCCACCGTCTTTGTCCTTGATTCCAGGGCACCACCATTGAGTATTGATCCTCAGCCTGGAAACTATCCCGGCCCTGTTAAGGTAAAGATCAGCAGTAATGAGCCGTGCAGGTTCTTTTACCAGAAGTCGGAAAAGGACAGTACACCAATTCTTTCCCCGGATTCCTTTACAGTGAAAAGCAGTTTTGAGGGTTATCTGGTTGCTGTTGACAGTTCGGGAAACAGGACGATTTCTGAATTTCTCAGGTACACAGTCGATACATCGTCTATTGATATTGTGGTAAATCCCAGGGGGGGGTGTACAACAGAATTATTGAGGTTTCCTTCGGTCTCCCTCCAGGGGCTTCTGTGTATTACACTTTGGATCCACTGGCACCTCCTAAATGGTTTAAAAAGTTTGAAGAGCCAATTTCTCTGCCTCACGGCCTTTCTATTTTAAGGTATTACGGGAAGAGTTCTCTTGGAACCGAAACTGCTGTCTACCAGAATCAGTATGCAATCGATACTATCCCGCCGAAGCTTCACTTCAGAGTGGCACAGGGGCACAATGCCGATACGCTTTTCATGACATCCAGAGAGAAATCGGTGATTCGTTTTACCCGCAACAGGGGTGATCCGGATATCAAAAGTGAGGTTTATTCCTCGCCGATAGTTCTTCAGCACCGGGGAAAAGTTAAAATCAGGGCACGAGCCTGGGATGAAGCGGGGAATGTGTCGGATGTATCGCAATGGAGCCACACCTATGATCTGATGGCACCTAAGATTCAGATTTCCAATCCGGGGGGGCGTTTCAACAGTGCACAGACCATATTTTTTACCGCCAATGAAGAAGTAAAGATACTGTATACTCTCGACAATACATCTGTATCTGAGAATTCAATGCTTTACACAAGCAATGGAGTGGTAATCTCAAAAGAGGGGCATACGGTTCTACGCTACCTTGGAATAGATGAGGCAGGGAATGTTTCTGAAGAATTTGCTGCCGATTACTATATCGATACCCGTCCTCCTGTTGTCAGAATCCGGATTGAGGGCAGCATAGAGGAGGGATCATTCAGGGTAAGTCTTTCTGCAAATGAACCCGCAACCATTTACTATCAGATCGGCGGTGCTGATCCCACCAAATCGTCTCCTGTATACTCGTCACCGATAAGCATGACAAGAGGGCAGGTACTTAAGTATCTGGCTGTTGATTCAGCAGGAAATGCCAGTCCTGTCGGGGTCATGAACGAACTTAATAATCCCATGATCTCAGCTTCTCCGAATGGGGGCGTTTACAACCAGAAGTTGAGGATCACATTCTCCACCAATACTGCCGGCACTGTTTACTGGCGTATTCTTCCGGATACGGTCTTCAAGAGCTCCGGAAAAGAAATTATGCTGAGCAGGGAGGGACACCACAGTTTTGAATACTATCTTGAATCGGAGGAGGGGGTCAGAAGCCCTGTAAAGAGAAATGAGTATGTTCTGGACTGGACTCCTCCGCGTGTCAATGTCAACCTAAAAAAAGGTCTCAACGATTCTGTTATTGTATTTCTCCAGTGCAGTGAAAACGCCACCATTTATTACACTGTCGATGGGACGAATCCGATGGCAAGCCAGACTGCCAGAACGGCCGGCAATAAGTTTTTAAAATCAAGTGACAGGTTGATATTCCATCGAAGGAATGATCTGAGATTTGCTTTTTATGCTGAGGATGCAGCCGGAAACCAGAGCGCCGTCTCTATTATGGATATCTTCAGTCCGAGGGCTGTACCCAATGTCCCGGCAGGTTCTGAACGTCTCTACGACAGAATACTGTCTGTAACGCTGAATACATTTGATCAGTCCACAATCTATTACGAGCGTCATGGTAAAACTCCTACAATCAAGTCACCTGTTTTCCAGAAGCCATTGACTCTGATGGAATCGGACACTATCCTGGCGTTTGTAGTCGATGCCTCAGGGTTCAAGGGGGAAGTGGACACTTTCATTTACAGAATAGATCTCCCCCCGTCGCCTATGTTCACCATAGAACCGGAAACACTTTTCACCGGAACCACTGCGTATCTTGACGCTGCATTGACAATAGATAAAGAGAGCCGCCCTGAGAAGCTTCTTTTCAGATGGGATATTGACGGTGATGGAAAATTCGATACAGAGCTTTCAGGAATCAGAAAAACTGCTTTCCATTGTGAAAATCCCGGAAAGCGCAAAGTGGTTCTGGAAGTAATGGATGAAAACAAAAGGGTTGCATCTTTTTCACGCACAGTCAATATCCGTGAAAGGTGTCCTCAGGATATGGTTTCCGTAACAGGAAACGATGGGAAGAGTTTTTGCATCGACAGATATGAATATCCAAACATAAAGGGAAGAGAGCCTCTGACCAATGTTTCCTGGGTTGAAGCAAAGATGAGTTGTATAGATGCCGGGAAGAGGCTTTGTACATCACGGGAGTGGATGGATGCATGTCAGGGGGCTCAGGAGCGGTTGTATCCTTATGGGCAGGTGTATGATCCAGGAAAATGCCCCACAGAAGGCAAGAAGGTCTGGAACTCAGGGCATTTCAAGCAATGTAATCAATTCGGCATTAATGACATGATAGGTAATGTATGGGAATGGGTGGAAGACAGAGATGACGGTTATCCACAGATGATGGGCGGCTCTTTCAGGTATGGAATTGACGCTCAATGCAAATCCCGGTCATCAGGCACAGTGGGATCGAGATCAGACGAGACGGGTTTTCGATGCTGCAAATAAGAATAATAATCATTACAGTGTTTGCAATCGCAAGCGGTTTATTCGCTTCCGATTACGATCCGGAATGGATTCTTGAGAATGCATTCGAAAAGGAGATCCTCTATCTGGATCCCTCAGAGACCGTTCTTCCGGCTGAAATGCAGAATGCGCTCGAGAAATATAACTCCGGTCAGTTCCGATATGCTTCTGAGCTGCTGGAGAAAATAAGAAACCTCAATCTTCCTGACGGCCAACTGGATCTGGTTTCACTTGCACTTGCCGAATGCTACAGGCAGCTTGGGATGCACAAAAAAGCCAGGGAGCAGTACAGGTTTGTCCTGCAGTATTTCCCGTCAAATGATAAGGCCGCACCGGCTTTATACAGGCTGATGGAGTATGCAGCAGGCAGCAGTGAAATCGAGACCGCAGACAGTATACTGACAGTTTTTCAGGAGGCTTACAGCAAGCATCCCCTGTTGAATGCTGCTCTTTACATAGCGGGGGTTCTCCATTACAGACATCAGAATTACGAAGAATCACTTGACCTGCTGTCAAGGATACCAAAAAACTCCAGACATGCATTGAATGCAGGGTTTATCACAGCGCTTTGCTACATAAGGCAGAATCAGCTTCAGAAGGCTCAGGTAGTGCTTGAGGAGGTCAGGCACAAGTCGAAGGATCCGGATTTAAGTTCTGAGGCTGCGATTCTGATTGGTGATATCTATTATCAACAGGGAAATGCAAAAGCAGCACTTGGTTATTACCGTACGATTTCCAGAGATTCCAGGCGATATCAGTTATCTCTGGTTAAGATTGCAAGATCCTTACTGGAAATAAAGCAGTATCAGGATGCACGTGATATTGCACGCAGATTTCTCAGCAGTAATAAAAACAGTCCGTATTATTTCGACATGGCCTCTATTCTTGAACAGGCTTACACCGGACTTGGCAATCAGAAAGCTGCCAATCAGGTAAGCAGTCTGATTCACAGGCAGATACTTGATGCCAGGCTGAAGTTTGAAGTATTTGAAGAGATTGACAGACTTACCGATATGGCTAAAAACTGGCAGATTATAGAGTACGATGCCATTAAAAACCAGGATGAAAAATCGCTGATACTGGCAAGGGGTAATATCGATAAGATAAAAAATCTCCAGAATAAATTTGATGCGCTGCTCGATCAGGTAGATCCTTTAAGAACAGATGAAAAGGGTGATTTGAAGAAGGTTCCAAATCTGGCTGAAAGGCGGTATCTGGTTTTATTGAAGGAAAGGATAGCCAGATTGCATGACTCTTTGCGGACCGGGACTAAGGAGCTTGAGATCCTCTCTCAATCACTCAGAAATACTCCCTCTGACAGTTCTACATTAAAAGTGATTGACAGTATTGCTACAGTCATAAAAGCAGTTGAACAGGAAAAGGCCGACACAGAGCAGGAATACAATGTGGTTCTTGAGGACTGTTTTGAAAACGATTCTCTCGACCGAAAAGCAGATGGGGAGATGCAGGCAAGATTTGTAGACTGGGCTTTCCTGAAATATATTGACAAAAAAGAAGAGCTGAAAAAGCTTGCCCAGGAGGTTTCAAAGGTTAGAAAAAGCACTGGAGCAGGCAGGGAAGAGGCTTTAAAACAGGGAGACAAGCAGGTTAACGAGGATATCGACCGGCTGGAGGCAGGGATAAAGGGTGACAGGGAAAGGTTAATTAATCACATAGAAACGATGGTTGAGGTGTACCCGAGAAACCGTTATAACCCCCAGATACTTTTCAGGCTTGCTGAGCTTTATTTCGATCAGGCCAATGATGACTTTGAGGTTGCTTTGAGAGAATATGAAAAGATGATGGCAAGCGGGGGAGACAGCGCCGTTTTTCCTGAATACAGACTGGAAAAAACAATTGAACTTTACGATCGGATAATTACTCTGTATCCCAGAGGTGAAGTTACAGATGATGCCATGTTTTACAAGGCAATGGCGCAGCAGAAACAGGGTATGGAGGAAGAAGCAATTGCTACTCTCAAGGATCTGGTTCAGAAGTATCCTGAAGGGGAGTATTTCGTTGAAGCCAACATGAATATCGGACGTTACTATTTTGACCACCCCAGAATTGACAGCGGAAGGGGATATAACCTGGCCATGGATGCTTTCCGGAAGGTGCTTTTTTACCGGGATCATCCACAGTTTATCCAGGCACTGTATCATCTGGGATGGTGTTATTACATGCTTGACAACTATGATGAGGCGATAGCGGTTTTCAAATACCTGATTGAGGAGGCAGATCTTGACTTTGATCCCTCAAAAATGGAGGAGAAACAGGTTGTGAACCCTCTTCTGAGAGGTGAAGCTGTCGATTATATCGCAATCAGTTTTGATGAGGGGAGAAATGTTGAAGGCGCTGTTAAATTTCTGAAGCTTGTGGGCAATACAGATTATTCGGCTCTGGTTTTAAGGAGAATCGGGGAACTTCGGGAAGAGGACTTGGACTTTAAAGTTGCTATAAGTGTTTATAAAAGGCTTCTTGAGGAATACCCATTCTCTCGTCTGGCCCCCGAGGTCAATGTGAATCTGATAAAGCTTTATGAGAGCCAGGGGATGCCTGATTCTGCGAATTTTATCAGACAGCAGTTCTATGATTTATACAGTAAAGGTGGGGAATGGCAGAAATCTTTGAGTTCCAGAGACAGCCAGCTTGTAGCCACAGTTGATTCCATGGCAATATCTATTGGTTTGTTTGTAGCGGATGCCAGTTACAGAGAAGCAGAAGAGAGCAGGAACAGTGCCGGTTATGAAAAAGCGGCTGAGAACTACCGCAAACTGGTTGAACTGTACACTGAGCATCCAAATGCTGCAGAGGCTCAGTGGAATCTGGCGGTTATACTGGATACAAAGCTTCTGGATAAACCCGGAGCATACAATCAGTACATAAGCTTCAGCAGAAAAACCTCTATCGACTCCTACAGACGAGAAATGGCGGCTCTTAACGCAATCGGAATCGCCCAGTCACTTCTCCCACCCGATTCTCTGTTACAGAAAGGGAGTGTTGATTTTGCCGGTTTGAAAGTATTGGAATCTGTAAACAATTACACTGAGCTTTTTCCAAACGGCTCATCACTTGGTAAAGTTCTCCTCAGTATGGGGGCTGTTTACTTCAACAGACAAATCTACCCGAAGGCGATTGAGGTTTACGGCCGTATCCTGAAACTTGGTCCGCAGAACGCGCAATACTATGAGGCTCTTCTGCTTTCAGGACAGTGTCATTTCAGAGAGGAAAACTGGTCGGGTGCAATCAAGGCTTTCCAGAGAGTCTGGAAAGAATCCGGTGATAGAGTTCAGCGGGAAACATCCTATAAGCTTTTGCTACAGGCCGAGTTTCTCAATGCCAAAAAACTGTTTGCAGAGGGCGATTTCCAGAATGCTGCTGCAGTATTTCTTTCCATTGAGCAGAAGTATCCCGGAAGTGAGTATGGGGATGCGGTGCTTTTCAATGCAGCAGAGGCGTTTGAAAAGAGTGAGAACTGGACAGATGCATGCAACAGCTATGGCGAACTGGTGAAGAAGTATCCTTATTCAAAGCTTGCTCCTGCAGCTCTTTTCAATGCGGCCGGTGACTACGAGAAAGCAAACAGATACAACAAGGCGGCTGAATCTTACGAACTGATAGTGGCAAACTACCCACAGTCTGACAAAGCCAAAGATGCACTGTTTAATCTGGGTTTTTGTTATGAAAAGCTGGGCAAACTTGACAAAATGGCAGAGGCAAATGAAAGGTACTCTTCTCTTTACCCCGAGGAAAAGGATGTTGAGGCAATACTGCTCAGATCGGCTGCATTCTATGCTAAAGCAGCCATGTATGAAAAGGCTGTCACTCTTTATAGGAATTTTGTCAGACGATTCCCAAGGAGCGTAAAAGCAATCGAAGCTCTGTTTATGATTGCAAAATGCAACTATGAGCAGAAAGATATCGAAAACGCAATTCTTGGATTCCAGCAGGTTGAACAGCAGAATGTTCGTTTTGCCCAGGAGGGTCTGGAGACAAACAATTTCTATGCGGCTGAAGCGGCCTATTGCCTGGGTAATCTTAAAAGGGAGCAGTTTCTGCAGATTAAATTTCAGTTGCCTGAAAGCCAGCTTAAGAATTCACTGAAAGAGAAATCTGATCTGCTTGCAGAGGCTGCCAAGGCATATCAAAGAGTGTTGCATTACCAGAGCGAGAGGATGTTTGAGGCTGCATGCAGAGTAGGGATGCTCTATGAGGAGCTTTCTGATGCCTGGGAGAAGCAGGAACGTCCCAGAATTGATCCCATAAAAGGTGCACTTCTGGAAAAAGAGATTTATACCGCGGCATCTCAGCTCTTGCAGAAATCCTTTGTGCCTTATAAAAAGGCTATTGAGATCTCTGTAAATTTCGATTCTCTCGGTTCCGACCAGCGTCAGTGGGTACGGAGAGCCAACAGGAGACTTGCTGAGAGTTACAGGACCTCAGGGCAGTACCTGCTGAAAGCAATTGCTGCCATGCAGAATGCCCCTGTACCAAAGGAGATCAAGGGAAAACCACTGCATTACTATCAATATCTGAAGCAGATCATCGAAACCATCGCACCCCTTAAGGCTGATGCAGTGAAGTATTATGAGTATGTGCTCGATCAGATCGATTCTCTTAACCTCAGTGATACTTCTGCAATAAAGTGTCAGGACGATTATGTGTATGTCAATTATCTCCTGGGTAGCGGGTATGACAGCCTTTCAGTTGAGATTTTAAAGAATGCCGGAAATGTTTCAGAAAAGATGAGCGAAGAGGAGAGGGAAGATCTGCTGTTTCAACTTGAAGATATTGTCTTTGAACTTCAGGACAACGCCATCTTTGCATACGAAGACGCGCTGAAGAACATTCGCGGAAGGAAACTTCAGAACAACAGGTGGCATGGAAAGATTCTTGAGAGCCTCGCCAGGCTGAGTCCTGGAAAATACGGAGCGTCATTTTTCCAAAAAGAGGTGTTCCGGAGCGGTGTGGAGTGGATAACCAGGGCAGACAGTGTGGAAAAGTGGAATGGATTTGATCCGCCGCAGGATGGCTGGTCTCAGGCTCTCAAGACCGGGCAGGTGTCGATTCCCGGTATGAAGGAGAAGGTACCGGTGATCTGGGGAAATAAGGACTGGAATAATGTTTACTTCTGGAAAAATGTCTTCCTGAACGGAATGCCGCAAAGAGCCGCGTTGTATCTTGCTGCAGGAGTGAAATATCGCCTGTTTATCAATGGAACGCTTGCTATAAGTGATTCGGCAGGTGATGGAGGATTGCAGCGTATCGACAGCCTTTCTGAAGTCAGTTCTCTTGTAAAGGGCGGTGACAATGTTATATGTGTGGAGGCAACAGCCACCGATTCTGTGAATAAGGGGATTGCCATAGTTTTTACGGCGATGATCGATACTACTCAGAAGTATAAATCTACTGTAAAGTTGCCTCGTGCGGCCGCAAGAAGCGTTTCCGGTGAAAAGAAAGAAAAACCCGTTCCTGAAAAACAAACAGGCAAAACAGAACTGCAGGGAGCACAGAAGGAAGAGTCGAAAGAAGAGAAATCTTTTCCCGACTATGTTTACAAGTATAAAAATCATGGTGAACTGATGAAGGCCATAAAAGAGTATCAGGATAAGGAAACTACGCTGAGTTCAGAGATTAAAAAGGAACGTATGGAGATTCAGAAACTGCGTCTCAGAAGTACCGAACTTGACGAAGAGATAAGAAGAGTCAGAGAACAGATAGAGACTGTTAGGGCGAAAAGAGAATCGATGTCAAGGGAGAAATAAGCAGTGTTTTTCTTTACACTGCTTTACAGAATCCCGCTTGCCAGGTACAGTGCCAGTCCGACCATCACCAATCCCAGAGTGACTTTAAGTGCTACCATGTGTTTGCCGGTGCTTTTTGCGAGGTCGTTCCATTTCAGACCGAAAAAAGCAAGCACCATTACAATAAGCAGTGGTAGTACAAACAGGAAGTTATAAAAAATCAGATAGAGATAACCTGTAATGCGGAGAGAATCTCTCTGTGTCATAGCCACGATGTAGGGCAGATACATTTGCCCTGTGCAGATTGCCTCAAGCAGGGTGACGAGGAATCCGGCAATAATTGAACCGATAATAATGCCTTTCCCGCTGAGGCTTCCTGATATAACCTTATGGATCTGCAGTTTTACCGATTTTGGCAACTGAAGACTTATCTTTTCTGAACGCCTGGTTTTGTGGTATACATATGCATCTCTGAAACTCAGTGCTGCGATAAGAAGCGCAAATCCAAATGCTCCCCAGCGGATCGTCGTAGATATCTGGTGATAGGCGCGGATATGCTCGAGGATTCCTTTCAGGCCCAGTCCCATGGCAAAATAGGTGAAGAAAACGGTTGCAGTGTATGCCAAGCCAATTGTGAGTACCTCACGTCTGGACTTTTTGCGGGTCGCCAGAAAAGAGATAAGGAATATCATTGTTGCAATGGCGCAGGGATTTATGCCATCGGTAAGTCCTGCAACAAGGCTGCCCACAAAAAAGCCCCAGTCCATTACTTTGTTCCTGAGAGCGTCTGTGGGTTCTCCATCCGTATCAACAGTTGGACCGGCGCCTGCTTGGTTCTCATCGATCCTGATTTTAATCATCGGCAGCCCGAACTTCATGATATCGTCGGCGCCGGAGAGGAAAGTGTCAGGGAAGAAAAGCATCTGAGCCGAACTGTTTTTTACACCATAAATTTGCTCTAACCTGATTAACTGGTTGATGGTGGAATCGATATCGGTATTGTAGAAGTTTATTTGAAGCCTGTCTCTGAACTGCTTTTGAGCAGGAAAAAGGAGTTCTTCCTTGATCTCAAGGCACTCACCGCAGGTATTTGAGCCGAAAAACTGAAGTGTCAGCTTTTCTGCAGAATGTGAAGAAATCGTGCTTAGAAGGAGAATTGTAATTGAAATGAGAATCTGCACAATAAAACCTCATTAGGAAAAGTACAGCTAAGGTGATTACACTTACCAATCATGCAAGGAGAAGCATGAGCGGAAAAATGGTTGCCAAAGAATATTAAAAATAACTGAAATGGCTTTTGTCGGGCAATCAACATGTTATTTGTTCCTGAATATTCTGAAAGCGTTTCTCAGGAGGCCCATACCTGATCTGTGACCAGGTATCTGGAAGAACAGATCCAGTGATTTCACGTTTTGCAGCTCAATTGTGGGAAACCTCAGGAACATCAACAGATATACGGCTAATCTTAGAATTGTTGAAACAAGGAGCAAAGTGTGCAACTGCCATCCAATCAGTACTGGGAGCCGGGTAGATAAAAAGCCTCCCAACAAGCTGAAGAAGAAAACGGAAAAACCGGTGATTGCCACAGAGCAGAAGCGGGAGGCTGCCAAGCAGAGAGATCAGCACTGCAGGAGTCTTGAGATATACAGCGGTTGCAACAGAGAATGTCTCGGTAAAAGCTAGCATGCCATTTGCGAATACTCCGTCCCGGAGGCTGAACAGATGCGCACTTCTGGTCTTTTCGCAGCCTACTTCGATACCTCCCAGTTTTGAAAGTAGTGACTTTTTGGAGGGAATCGATCCGACAGTGCTTGTTTGTGCCGGCTTTACTATCATTTCTGTATTTTCTGCCATTTTAGTGAGTTGTAGTGTGAGCAGAATTCGTCAGGGACAATCCGTTATTGCTGGATTATGCGTTATTTTTTTTGCAAACGGAATTCCATCTGCAATGCGGTGAGAAAAGCCAGAGGTGATGGTTACTCTAACGCGGCATATTATTTGCAAATTGATCAAAAAAATACCTTCCTGCGGGAAATGTGCAGATGGAAATTCCTCTTTCGACATACAGACTCCAGTTCAGCCCCTCTTTTACGTTTAAAGATGCACTGGCTGTAATTCCATATCTAAAGGAACTTGGTATCTCCCACATCTATGCATCCCCGATTTTCAAAGCCAGGAAAGGAAGCATGCATGGTTACGATATTGCCGATCCAAGATTTCTCAACAATGAGATAGGGGACAGGGATGAATTTGATCTGCTCACAGAGCAGGTGGCCAGGGCCGGGATGGGCTGGATACAGGATATAGTGCCTAACCACATGGCCTTTGACAGCGGTAATAAACTGCTGATGGATCTGTTTGAAAACGGTCCCGCATTTCTTCCGCTTCACTATTTCGATATTGACTGGAATCATCCCTATGAATCTCTGCGGGGAAGGCTTCTGGCTCCGATTCTTGGAGATATCTACGGGGAATGCCTTGAGAGAGGTGAGATTAAATTAACGTACGATCAGAATGGCTTTGCAATCAGGTATTATTCCCATTTCTTTCCTCTGCGAATCGAGACTTACGCTTTAATACTGGA
The Fibrobacter sp. genome window above contains:
- a CDS encoding DUF2989 domain-containing protein, with the protein product DAANSLVDSDLLSEASQFISLHRKNLEKTATGLKAIGNLYLSQGETQRAVASLTKAVASSPSDLSVEFSLGMAYLAAGEYAMAVEFFNRLIKVRPEYLHYYSSLGAAYRNSGRLMESSMVLESALSIDPENTTIMVDLAHTYFKLTWFDRAAQLLQKAREANPKLNDILVNLGVVYYHLGKKEEARKLFMEASSNSSLSQSALNNAGNVFYLEKNPQKAIAAYRRAYKNGTKNTSVIYNLAGAYLLKGNLKKAYEYFDELLSYAPGRIDILLRQALIAEKLRRYENAEQCYTKVLDLSSYHEEALNGLVRILLAQNRYQDAARHMEAYLEHLPGNKEMTARLAGIYRKLGWYEVAAMKYQFLVRDFPDYPEGYLGTGMCMYDLIVHKEAQNYEDAIYALKIASQKNPENPEPDLIIGDIYLRYRGFRDLAVEHWEKALARTVDKKLRKTIEGKISSARK
- a CDS encoding SUMF1/EgtB/PvdO family nonheme iron enzyme is translated as MYYTLDPLAPPKWFKKFEEPISLPHGLSILRYYGKSSLGTETAVYQNQYAIDTIPPKLHFRVAQGHNADTLFMTSREKSVIRFTRNRGDPDIKSEVYSSPIVLQHRGKVKIRARAWDEAGNVSDVSQWSHTYDLMAPKIQISNPGGRFNSAQTIFFTANEEVKILYTLDNTSVSENSMLYTSNGVVISKEGHTVLRYLGIDEAGNVSEEFAADYYIDTRPPVVRIRIEGSIEEGSFRVSLSANEPATIYYQIGGADPTKSSPVYSSPISMTRGQVLKYLAVDSAGNASPVGVMNELNNPMISASPNGGVYNQKLRITFSTNTAGTVYWRILPDTVFKSSGKEIMLSREGHHSFEYYLESEEGVRSPVKRNEYVLDWTPPRVNVNLKKGLNDSVIVFLQCSENATIYYTVDGTNPMASQTARTAGNKFLKSSDRLIFHRRNDLRFAFYAEDAAGNQSAVSIMDIFSPRAVPNVPAGSERLYDRILSVTLNTFDQSTIYYERHGKTPTIKSPVFQKPLTLMESDTILAFVVDASGFKGEVDTFIYRIDLPPSPMFTIEPETLFTGTTAYLDAALTIDKESRPEKLLFRWDIDGDGKFDTELSGIRKTAFHCENPGKRKVVLEVMDENKRVASFSRTVNIRERCPQDMVSVTGNDGKSFCIDRYEYPNIKGREPLTNVSWVEAKMSCIDAGKRLCTSREWMDACQGAQERLYPYGQVYDPGKCPTEGKKVWNSGHFKQCNQFGINDMIGNVWEWVEDRDDGYPQMMGGSFRYGIDAQCKSRSSGTVGSRSDETGFRCCK
- a CDS encoding tetratricopeptide repeat protein; this encodes MLQIRIIIITVFAIASGLFASDYDPEWILENAFEKEILYLDPSETVLPAEMQNALEKYNSGQFRYASELLEKIRNLNLPDGQLDLVSLALAECYRQLGMHKKAREQYRFVLQYFPSNDKAAPALYRLMEYAAGSSEIETADSILTVFQEAYSKHPLLNAALYIAGVLHYRHQNYEESLDLLSRIPKNSRHALNAGFITALCYIRQNQLQKAQVVLEEVRHKSKDPDLSSEAAILIGDIYYQQGNAKAALGYYRTISRDSRRYQLSLVKIARSLLEIKQYQDARDIARRFLSSNKNSPYYFDMASILEQAYTGLGNQKAANQVSSLIHRQILDARLKFEVFEEIDRLTDMAKNWQIIEYDAIKNQDEKSLILARGNIDKIKNLQNKFDALLDQVDPLRTDEKGDLKKVPNLAERRYLVLLKERIARLHDSLRTGTKELEILSQSLRNTPSDSSTLKVIDSIATVIKAVEQEKADTEQEYNVVLEDCFENDSLDRKADGEMQARFVDWAFLKYIDKKEELKKLAQEVSKVRKSTGAGREEALKQGDKQVNEDIDRLEAGIKGDRERLINHIETMVEVYPRNRYNPQILFRLAELYFDQANDDFEVALREYEKMMASGGDSAVFPEYRLEKTIELYDRIITLYPRGEVTDDAMFYKAMAQQKQGMEEEAIATLKDLVQKYPEGEYFVEANMNIGRYYFDHPRIDSGRGYNLAMDAFRKVLFYRDHPQFIQALYHLGWCYYMLDNYDEAIAVFKYLIEEADLDFDPSKMEEKQVVNPLLRGEAVDYIAISFDEGRNVEGAVKFLKLVGNTDYSALVLRRIGELREEDLDFKVAISVYKRLLEEYPFSRLAPEVNVNLIKLYESQGMPDSANFIRQQFYDLYSKGGEWQKSLSSRDSQLVATVDSMAISIGLFVADASYREAEESRNSAGYEKAAENYRKLVELYTEHPNAAEAQWNLAVILDTKLLDKPGAYNQYISFSRKTSIDSYRREMAALNAIGIAQSLLPPDSLLQKGSVDFAGLKVLESVNNYTELFPNGSSLGKVLLSMGAVYFNRQIYPKAIEVYGRILKLGPQNAQYYEALLLSGQCHFREENWSGAIKAFQRVWKESGDRVQRETSYKLLLQAEFLNAKKLFAEGDFQNAAAVFLSIEQKYPGSEYGDAVLFNAAEAFEKSENWTDACNSYGELVKKYPYSKLAPAALFNAAGDYEKANRYNKAAESYELIVANYPQSDKAKDALFNLGFCYEKLGKLDKMAEANERYSSLYPEEKDVEAILLRSAAFYAKAAMYEKAVTLYRNFVRRFPRSVKAIEALFMIAKCNYEQKDIENAILGFQQVEQQNVRFAQEGLETNNFYAAEAAYCLGNLKREQFLQIKFQLPESQLKNSLKEKSDLLAEAAKAYQRVLHYQSERMFEAACRVGMLYEELSDAWEKQERPRIDPIKGALLEKEIYTAASQLLQKSFVPYKKAIEISVNFDSLGSDQRQWVRRANRRLAESYRTSGQYLLKAIAAMQNAPVPKEIKGKPLHYYQYLKQIIETIAPLKADAVKYYEYVLDQIDSLNLSDTSAIKCQDDYVYVNYLLGSGYDSLSVEILKNAGNVSEKMSEEEREDLLFQLEDIVFELQDNAIFAYEDALKNIRGRKLQNNRWHGKILESLARLSPGKYGASFFQKEVFRSGVEWITRADSVEKWNGFDPPQDGWSQALKTGQVSIPGMKEKVPVIWGNKDWNNVYFWKNVFLNGMPQRAALYLAAGVKYRLFINGTLAISDSAGDGGLQRIDSLSEVSSLVKGGDNVICVEATATDSVNKGIAIVFTAMIDTTQKYKSTVKLPRAAARSVSGEKKEKPVPEKQTGKTELQGAQKEESKEEKSFPDYVYKYKNHGELMKAIKEYQDKETTLSSEIKKERMEIQKLRLRSTELDEEIRRVREQIETVRAKRESMSREK